A portion of the Macaca mulatta isolate MMU2019108-1 chromosome 4, T2T-MMU8v2.0, whole genome shotgun sequence genome contains these proteins:
- the CDKN1A gene encoding cyclin-dependent kinase inhibitor 1 isoform X3 → MSEQAGSVRPNPCGSKACRRLFGPVDSEQLSRDCDALMAGCIQEARERWNFDFVTETPLEGDFAWERVRGLGLPKLYLPTGPRRGRDELGGGRRPGTSPALLQGTAEEDHVDLSLSCTLVPRSGEQPEESPGGPGDSQGRKRRQTSMTDFYHSKRRLIFSKRKP, encoded by the coding sequence ATGTCAGAACAGGCTGGCAGTGTCCGTCCGAACCCATGCGGCAGCAAGGCCTGCCGCCGCCTCTTCGGCCCAGTGGACAGCGAGCAGCTGAGCCGCGACTGTGATGCGCTAATGGCGGGCTGTATCCAGGAGGCCCGTGAGCGATGGAACTTCGACTTTGTCACCGAGACACCACTGGAGGGTGACTTCGCCTGGGAGCGTGTGCGGGGCCTTGGCCTGCCCAAGCTCTACCTTCCCACAGGGCCCCGGCGGGGCCGGGATGAGTTGGGAGGAGGCAGGCGGCCTGGCACCTCACCTGCTCTGCTGCAGGGCACAGCAGAGGAAGACCATGTGGACCTGTCGCTATCTTGTACCCTTGTGCCTCGCTCAGGGGAGCAGCCTGAAGAGTCCCCAGGTGGACCTGGAGACTCTCAGGGTCGAAAACGGCGGCAGACCAGCATGACAG
- the CDKN1A gene encoding cyclin-dependent kinase inhibitor 1 isoform X2: protein MVGDRRPLETPGAMSEQAGSVRPNPCGSKACRRLFGPVDSEQLSRDCDALMAGCIQEARERWNFDFVTETPLEGDFAWERVRGLGLPKLYLPTGPRRGRDELGGGRRPGTSPALLQGTAEEDHVDLSLSCTLVPRSGEQPEESPGGPGDSQGRKRRQTSMTDFYHSKRRLIFSKRKP from the exons ATGGTAGGAGACAGGAGACCTCTAGAGACCCCAG GCGCCATGTCAGAACAGGCTGGCAGTGTCCGTCCGAACCCATGCGGCAGCAAGGCCTGCCGCCGCCTCTTCGGCCCAGTGGACAGCGAGCAGCTGAGCCGCGACTGTGATGCGCTAATGGCGGGCTGTATCCAGGAGGCCCGTGAGCGATGGAACTTCGACTTTGTCACCGAGACACCACTGGAGGGTGACTTCGCCTGGGAGCGTGTGCGGGGCCTTGGCCTGCCCAAGCTCTACCTTCCCACAGGGCCCCGGCGGGGCCGGGATGAGTTGGGAGGAGGCAGGCGGCCTGGCACCTCACCTGCTCTGCTGCAGGGCACAGCAGAGGAAGACCATGTGGACCTGTCGCTATCTTGTACCCTTGTGCCTCGCTCAGGGGAGCAGCCTGAAGAGTCCCCAGGTGGACCTGGAGACTCTCAGGGTCGAAAACGGCGGCAGACCAGCATGACAG